From Aquabacter sp. L1I39, the proteins below share one genomic window:
- a CDS encoding carbon-nitrogen hydrolase family protein, which yields MKVSLIQMNSQGDKAVNLAAAAALIEEAVAAEQPDLVVLPEYYAFLGDTPAEMQESAETFPDGSAYRLMSGLAKKLKVTIHAGSVAERDGNSFYNTTVVFGADGAEIARYRKIHLFDVEIPGGMVYRESDTVARGDEVVTYKVGEATVGCAICYDIRFPELFRKLADKGADVIVLPAAFTLMTGKDHWELLARARAVETQTWFLAVGQTGPHAGGKKWCWGHSMVIDPWGHVTAQCSDGVGFTAGRIDLSYSQKVRTNLPVSRHHVLA from the coding sequence GTGAAAGTTTCGCTGATCCAGATGAACTCGCAGGGGGACAAGGCGGTGAACCTCGCTGCTGCCGCCGCCCTTATCGAGGAGGCTGTGGCCGCAGAGCAGCCCGATCTCGTAGTGCTGCCGGAATATTACGCCTTTCTGGGCGACACCCCCGCCGAGATGCAGGAGTCCGCCGAGACGTTTCCGGATGGTTCCGCCTACCGTCTCATGTCGGGCCTTGCCAAAAAGCTGAAGGTGACGATCCATGCCGGCAGCGTCGCCGAGCGGGACGGCAACTCCTTCTACAACACCACGGTTGTGTTTGGCGCCGACGGCGCGGAGATCGCCCGCTACCGTAAGATCCACCTGTTCGATGTGGAGATCCCGGGCGGCATGGTCTACCGCGAGTCTGACACCGTCGCTCGCGGCGACGAGGTCGTGACTTACAAGGTGGGTGAGGCAACGGTCGGCTGCGCCATTTGCTACGACATCCGCTTTCCCGAGCTGTTCCGCAAGCTGGCGGACAAAGGCGCCGACGTGATCGTGCTGCCAGCTGCCTTCACCCTCATGACCGGCAAGGACCATTGGGAACTGCTCGCCCGTGCCCGGGCGGTGGAGACCCAGACCTGGTTCCTGGCGGTTGGCCAGACCGGGCCGCATGCCGGCGGCAAGAAGTGGTGCTGGGGTCACTCCATGGTCATCGACCCGTGGGGCCATGTCACGGCCCAGTGTTCGGATGGTGTCGGCTTCACGGCCGGGCGCATCGATCTTTCCTATTCCCAGAAGGTGCGCACCAACCTGCCCGTCTCCCGCCACCACGTCCTCGCCTGA
- a CDS encoding RraA family protein, which produces MFIVNPMPDQIAPELVAELERCEVATIGHVLHSGFVSPDIRAVLPGKRVAGTAVTLRIPHADSTLLHYLTAYVRPGDVVVIERCGDTRHACWGGVITNAMKMAGVKAGVIDGPATDFSEIVRVDMPMWCRGPSPITTKLLGLEGALNVPVNVGGQTVCPGDAVLCDESGVVVLKPSEAPAIAARAIAMQEAELVLLARLAAGEKLPDISGARAMVEAKLQPA; this is translated from the coding sequence ATGTTCATCGTCAATCCCATGCCCGACCAGATCGCGCCTGAATTGGTTGCCGAGCTGGAAAGGTGCGAAGTGGCCACCATCGGCCACGTCCTGCATTCGGGCTTCGTGTCTCCCGACATCCGCGCCGTCCTGCCGGGCAAGCGGGTGGCCGGCACGGCCGTGACGCTCCGCATTCCCCACGCCGATTCCACTTTGCTGCATTACCTGACTGCTTACGTGCGGCCGGGCGATGTGGTGGTCATCGAGCGCTGCGGGGACACGCGCCACGCCTGTTGGGGTGGCGTCATCACCAATGCCATGAAGATGGCGGGCGTGAAGGCGGGCGTCATTGACGGCCCGGCGACCGACTTCTCGGAGATCGTGCGCGTCGACATGCCCATGTGGTGCCGTGGGCCCTCCCCCATCACCACCAAGCTGCTCGGGCTTGAAGGCGCGCTGAATGTGCCGGTGAATGTGGGCGGCCAGACGGTCTGCCCCGGTGATGCGGTACTTTGCGACGAGAGCGGCGTCGTGGTGCTCAAGCCGTCCGAGGCGCCCGCCATCGCCGCCCGCGCAATCGCCATGCAGGAAGCCGAGCTCGTCCTCCTGGCCCGCCTCGCCGCCGGCGAAAAGCTGCCGGACATTTCCGGCGCCCGCGCCATGGTGGAGGCAAAGCTCCAGCCCGCCTGA
- a CDS encoding ABC transporter substrate-binding protein → MKTALKIATFCAALGAFAGPALAETNLTLMAYSGLFQERYTKAILEPFMKAHPDIKVTYFPLPSSAAMLGNLRAQKAAPQADVVIMDVSVSKAGTDEGLFTKIDESNVPNVKDLYPNARIPAVAGVAVTFDNLVLIYNSEQVKEPPKSYMEMAKAPMKGKVVIPGVPDIQGLSLLLILNKANGGTDYLKDVDKGIAAMVEIAPNVQTWEPKPEVYAPIVTGQAAIGVGWNARAQVNSDTSGGKLKATIPQEGTVFQINTINLVAGSPAADAAKIFVNYALSAEAQKTFTETMFYAPTNAKADISAAALDRTAVKQLDKVMPVDWIALAQVRDKIAEQWRRRVLPASR, encoded by the coding sequence ATGAAAACTGCACTCAAGATCGCAACGTTCTGTGCCGCCCTCGGGGCCTTTGCCGGCCCCGCTTTGGCGGAAACAAACCTGACGCTGATGGCCTATTCAGGCCTGTTCCAGGAGCGCTACACCAAGGCGATCCTGGAGCCCTTCATGAAGGCGCACCCGGACATCAAGGTCACCTACTTCCCCCTTCCCAGCTCCGCTGCCATGCTCGGCAACCTGCGCGCCCAGAAGGCCGCGCCGCAGGCGGATGTGGTCATCATGGACGTATCCGTCTCCAAGGCGGGGACCGACGAAGGCCTTTTCACCAAGATCGATGAGTCCAACGTACCGAACGTGAAGGACCTCTACCCCAATGCCCGCATCCCTGCCGTGGCGGGCGTTGCGGTAACGTTCGACAATCTTGTCCTGATCTACAATTCCGAACAGGTGAAGGAGCCGCCCAAGTCCTACATGGAGATGGCCAAGGCGCCCATGAAGGGCAAGGTGGTCATCCCCGGCGTGCCGGACATCCAGGGCCTCTCGCTCCTGCTCATCCTCAACAAGGCCAATGGCGGCACCGATTATCTGAAGGACGTGGACAAGGGCATCGCCGCTATGGTTGAGATTGCCCCCAACGTCCAGACCTGGGAGCCGAAGCCCGAGGTCTATGCGCCCATCGTGACCGGCCAGGCGGCCATTGGCGTTGGCTGGAATGCCCGCGCCCAGGTCAATAGCGACACCTCCGGTGGCAAGCTGAAGGCGACGATCCCGCAGGAAGGCACCGTCTTCCAGATCAACACCATCAATCTGGTGGCCGGCAGCCCCGCCGCCGATGCAGCGAAGATCTTCGTCAACTACGCCCTTTCCGCCGAGGCGCAGAAGACCTTCACCGAAACCATGTTCTACGCCCCCACCAATGCCAAGGCGGACATTTCCGCGGCAGCCCTCGACCGCACGGCCGTCAAGCAGCTCGACAAGGTGATGCCGGTGGACTGGATCGCGCTGGCCCAGGTGCGTGACAAGATTGCGGAGCAGTGGCGCCGCCGCGTCCTGCCCGCTAGCCGCTGA
- a CDS encoding ABC transporter ATP-binding protein, which translates to MIRATPGEMTRLAQGQGFLSLRGLTRHYGSFAAVDDLNLDVARGELVAFLGPSGCGKTTSLRMIAGLVPASSGHIAVDGRDITGIPPYARDMGLVFQSYALFPHMDIAKNVAFGLEMRKVPKAEAAERVKEAIAMVRLSGREHHRPTQLSGGQQQRVALARALVIRPSILLLDEPLSNLDAKLRDEMRTEIRDIQKRLGITAIFVTHDQMEALTICDKVAVMNQGRLEQMGTPHEIYEHPKTAFVAGFVGRINRLSGTASGGLAQVAGITVSSAGFDGPVDVMVRPHRISLSPHGVMVPDANAHRLSGTVARSTFAGDILEYEVDVGGVTVKTEAATRGGETLLSPGTPVTLSWRPEDTFVYGAS; encoded by the coding sequence ATGATCCGCGCCACGCCCGGAGAGATGACACGGCTTGCGCAGGGACAGGGCTTCCTGTCCCTGCGGGGCCTCACCCGCCACTATGGTTCCTTCGCGGCCGTGGATGATCTCAACCTCGACGTGGCGCGGGGCGAGTTGGTTGCCTTTCTCGGCCCCTCCGGCTGCGGCAAGACCACCTCGCTGCGCATGATTGCGGGCTTGGTGCCCGCCTCATCCGGGCATATCGCCGTGGATGGGCGGGACATAACCGGCATTCCGCCCTATGCGCGGGACATGGGGCTGGTGTTCCAGTCCTATGCCCTGTTCCCGCACATGGACATCGCAAAGAACGTCGCCTTTGGCCTTGAAATGCGCAAGGTGCCCAAGGCGGAAGCGGCGGAGCGGGTGAAAGAGGCGATTGCGATGGTCCGCCTGTCGGGCCGCGAGCATCACCGCCCCACCCAGCTGTCCGGTGGCCAGCAGCAGCGCGTGGCTCTCGCCCGCGCTTTGGTCATCCGGCCCTCCATCCTGCTGCTGGATGAGCCGCTCTCGAACCTCGACGCCAAGCTGCGCGACGAGATGCGCACCGAGATCCGGGACATCCAGAAGCGGCTGGGCATCACCGCGATTTTCGTTACCCACGACCAGATGGAAGCCTTGACCATCTGCGACAAGGTGGCGGTCATGAACCAGGGGCGCCTGGAACAGATGGGCACGCCCCACGAAATTTACGAACATCCCAAGACCGCCTTCGTCGCGGGCTTCGTCGGCCGCATCAACCGTCTGTCCGGCACAGCCTCGGGAGGCCTCGCACAAGTGGCCGGCATCACCGTTTCCTCCGCGGGCTTCGACGGCCCCGTGGACGTGATGGTCCGCCCCCACCGCATTTCGCTCAGCCCGCACGGTGTCATGGTGCCCGATGCGAACGCCCACCGCCTTTCGGGCACGGTCGCCCGCTCGACATTTGCCGGCGACATTCTCGAATATGAGGTGGATGTGGGCGGCGTGACCGTGAAGACCGAAGCCGCCACGCGCGGCGGAGAAACGCTGCTTTCCCCCGGCACCCCGGTGACGCTCTCCTGGCGGCCGGAAGACACTTTCGTGTATGGCGCGTCATGA
- a CDS encoding ABC transporter permease — translation MTSLAVSPSAARPLSPLGTASLLLVPIGLVNAVGFLWPVINLLKMSFREASASGALGAGYSVETWRAALTDHFTLELIANSVGVSLLITVLTLIASYPIALYLHRSTGTWRTVLMVLVVAPLLTSAVVRTYGWIAILSDRGLVANALMMLGMTDPPRLMFNLTGVIIGLTEILMPYMILALLSGFGRLDPRFEEAALTLGARPLKIFVRVVLPLTAPGMALGSLLCFVLAISSFVTPKLLGGGRVFLLATEIYDQAIVTLNWPLAAALSMIVLVVFGVSLTLYGRALRHIA, via the coding sequence ATGACGAGCCTCGCCGTCTCCCCCTCCGCAGCACGCCCGCTGAGCCCGCTCGGTACCGCCAGCCTGCTGCTCGTGCCCATCGGGCTGGTCAATGCCGTGGGCTTCCTGTGGCCCGTCATCAACCTGCTGAAGATGTCCTTCCGGGAGGCCTCGGCCTCTGGCGCGCTCGGCGCGGGCTATTCGGTGGAGACATGGCGCGCGGCACTCACCGATCATTTCACGCTGGAACTTATCGCCAACAGCGTGGGGGTGAGCCTCCTCATCACCGTTCTGACGCTCATCGCCTCGTATCCCATCGCCCTCTATCTGCACCGCTCAACGGGCACATGGCGGACGGTGCTGATGGTGCTGGTGGTGGCGCCTCTGCTCACATCCGCCGTGGTCCGGACCTATGGCTGGATCGCCATTCTCTCGGACCGGGGCCTGGTGGCCAATGCCCTGATGATGCTGGGCATGACGGACCCACCACGCCTCATGTTCAACCTCACCGGCGTCATTATCGGTCTGACCGAAATTCTGATGCCCTACATGATCCTGGCGCTGCTTTCCGGCTTCGGGCGGCTCGACCCGCGCTTTGAGGAAGCGGCTCTGACGTTGGGCGCGCGGCCACTGAAGATCTTCGTGCGGGTGGTGCTGCCTCTGACCGCGCCCGGCATGGCGCTCGGCTCGCTGCTCTGCTTCGTGCTCGCCATTTCCTCCTTCGTGACGCCCAAGCTGCTGGGGGGCGGGCGCGTCTTCCTCCTGGCCACCGAGATCTATGACCAGGCCATCGTGACGCTGAACTGGCCGCTCGCCGCAGCCCTGTCGATGATCGTGCTCGTGGTGTTCGGCGTCTCCCTCACCCTCTATGGCCGCGCCTTGCGGCATATCGCCTGA
- a CDS encoding ABC transporter permease, with translation MDERPVSLALKITAAVMFVFLLAPLLVVLPISFSGDDYMAFPPSSWSAKWYGAIFGNAAMMGAFWVSLALALVVTVLSLAIGLPAAYALVRLKPPGAEALSNLFAAPLLLPTIVLGLALLLVVAPMGLIGTFRGLVLAHLIVTLPYAVRVLSTALANLPLTVEEAAETLGAKPLTVFFRVTLPMMRSGVISTTALCFLVSFDEVVLSLFMTGPRLQTLPVAMYNHVDQQADPMVAAISVLLVVLTLAVVLVVDRTAGLSRTFVK, from the coding sequence ATGGACGAGCGCCCCGTTTCCCTCGCCTTGAAGATCACCGCGGCAGTGATGTTCGTGTTCCTGCTGGCGCCGCTGCTGGTGGTCCTGCCCATCTCGTTTTCGGGCGACGACTATATGGCCTTCCCGCCATCGAGTTGGAGCGCCAAATGGTACGGCGCCATCTTCGGCAACGCCGCCATGATGGGTGCGTTCTGGGTCAGCCTGGCCCTCGCTCTTGTGGTGACGGTGCTGTCCCTCGCCATCGGACTGCCGGCCGCCTATGCGCTGGTGCGGCTGAAGCCGCCGGGCGCGGAGGCCCTCTCCAACCTGTTCGCCGCGCCGCTGCTGCTGCCCACCATCGTGCTCGGCCTCGCCTTGCTGCTGGTGGTGGCGCCCATGGGCCTGATCGGCACCTTCCGCGGCCTCGTCCTTGCTCACCTCATCGTCACCTTGCCCTATGCGGTGCGCGTGCTCTCCACGGCACTGGCCAACCTGCCGCTCACGGTGGAAGAGGCCGCCGAGACACTCGGCGCAAAGCCGCTCACGGTCTTCTTCCGGGTGACGCTGCCGATGATGCGCTCGGGCGTCATCTCCACCACGGCGCTCTGCTTCCTCGTCTCGTTCGACGAGGTGGTGTTGTCCCTCTTCATGACCGGCCCACGCCTCCAGACGTTGCCGGTCGCCATGTACAACCATGTGGACCAGCAGGCGGACCCCATGGTCGCCGCCATATCGGTCCTCCTCGTTGTGCTCACCCTCGCCGTGGTTCTGGTGGTGGATCGCACAGCGGGCCTGAGCCGGACCTTCGTCAAATGA
- a CDS encoding hydantoinase/oxoprolinase family protein — MTSPSIRIAVDIGGTFTDIEILDSRTGAIHQMKTPSTPSDPSIGLLTGIREASRRFGFSLDEVQYLLHGTTIATNAVLERKLPLGAVVTTEGFEDVMQIGRHGRTDVYAITASPPAALVKRRFSFGVVERIGADGRVITPLDEVGVTALAGKLRQAGVKSLAVCFINAYANPAHERRTGEILRELLPEVDISLSCDISPELREYERMSTTTLNALLVPVVKTYTDRLAGKLKQEVPQTQVYLVQSNGGVAGLAKAGREPARLLLSGPSGGAAAAKRLSAALAEPNLVAVDMGGTSFDVSVVHEGNISMVNEGEVDGLPVRLPMIEMRTIGAGGGSIAWVDEGGRLRIGPHSAGAEPGPACYGRGGARLTVTDANLLLGRLDGSSFMGGGMGLDKAASARAAAEVSGRVGLSAEETAAGVIAVTNSSLATAIRLSLFEKGMDPEDFALLSFGGAGGVHACEVAEEMGMNKVIFPAHASTLSAWGILWSDITHDLSSTQIGLLADQGETLAARAAQLAAEGDRLLEEDGVAPQARAFSFALDLRYQGQAFDLRVPLDEADFSPEGLARTTAAFHALHRQRFSYDEPAVPVEAVALRLSAIGRLAKPTPAPEGSGVAAAEKTRPVYGRGGFVDTRIVARGAVTAEGLAGPAVVEETYTATYLPAGWTIRSHATGALIAERARRH; from the coding sequence ATGACCAGTCCTTCCATCCGCATCGCCGTCGATATTGGCGGCACCTTCACGGACATCGAGATCCTGGACAGCCGCACCGGCGCCATCCACCAGATGAAGACGCCCAGCACGCCCTCCGACCCCTCCATCGGGCTGCTCACCGGCATTCGGGAGGCCAGCCGCCGCTTCGGGTTTTCGCTGGATGAGGTGCAATACCTTCTTCATGGCACCACCATCGCCACCAATGCGGTGCTTGAGCGCAAGCTGCCGCTCGGCGCCGTCGTGACGACCGAAGGCTTTGAGGACGTGATGCAGATCGGTCGTCATGGCCGAACCGATGTCTATGCCATTACAGCGTCGCCCCCGGCCGCTCTGGTGAAGCGCCGCTTCTCCTTCGGGGTCGTTGAGCGCATCGGCGCTGACGGGCGTGTCATCACCCCCCTCGATGAGGTCGGTGTCACGGCGCTGGCCGGCAAACTGCGACAGGCGGGCGTGAAGTCGCTCGCCGTCTGCTTCATCAATGCCTACGCCAATCCCGCCCATGAGCGGCGGACCGGCGAGATCCTGCGGGAGCTCCTGCCCGAGGTGGACATTTCCCTCTCCTGCGACATTTCCCCGGAGCTGCGCGAATATGAGCGCATGTCCACCACCACGCTGAATGCCCTGCTGGTGCCGGTGGTGAAGACCTATACGGACCGCCTCGCCGGTAAGCTGAAGCAGGAAGTACCGCAGACGCAGGTCTATCTGGTGCAGTCCAATGGTGGCGTTGCGGGTCTTGCCAAGGCCGGACGCGAACCGGCCCGCCTTCTGCTCTCCGGACCCTCCGGGGGGGCAGCTGCGGCCAAGCGCCTGTCTGCGGCGCTCGCGGAGCCGAACCTTGTTGCCGTCGACATGGGCGGCACCAGCTTCGATGTCTCGGTCGTCCATGAGGGCAACATTTCCATGGTCAATGAGGGCGAGGTGGACGGCCTGCCCGTGCGCCTGCCCATGATCGAGATGCGCACCATTGGCGCGGGCGGCGGCTCCATCGCCTGGGTGGATGAAGGCGGGCGTCTGCGCATCGGTCCCCACAGCGCTGGCGCCGAGCCGGGTCCCGCCTGCTATGGGCGCGGCGGCGCGCGCTTGACCGTGACGGACGCCAACCTCCTGCTCGGCCGTCTCGACGGTTCCAGCTTCATGGGTGGCGGCATGGGCCTCGATAAGGCGGCCTCAGCCCGTGCGGCGGCGGAGGTGTCCGGTCGCGTTGGGCTCTCTGCGGAAGAGACCGCGGCGGGCGTCATCGCCGTCACCAATTCCTCACTTGCCACCGCCATTCGCCTCTCTCTGTTCGAAAAGGGCATGGATCCGGAGGATTTCGCCCTCCTGTCCTTCGGCGGCGCGGGCGGCGTGCATGCCTGCGAGGTGGCGGAAGAGATGGGCATGAACAAGGTGATCTTCCCCGCCCATGCCTCGACGCTCTCGGCCTGGGGCATATTGTGGTCGGACATCACCCACGATTTGTCCTCCACTCAGATCGGCCTTCTCGCCGACCAAGGCGAGACCCTTGCTGCCCGGGCCGCGCAACTGGCCGCCGAAGGTGACCGGCTCCTGGAGGAAGATGGCGTCGCGCCGCAAGCCCGCGCTTTCTCCTTCGCGCTTGACCTGCGCTACCAGGGCCAGGCCTTTGATCTGCGCGTGCCGCTGGATGAGGCCGACTTCTCGCCGGAGGGCCTTGCCCGCACCACCGCGGCCTTCCACGCCTTGCACCGCCAACGCTTCTCCTATGACGAGCCTGCCGTTCCCGTGGAGGCCGTGGCGTTGCGCCTGTCCGCCATCGGCCGCCTCGCCAAGCCGACGCCCGCCCCGGAAGGAAGCGGCGTGGCCGCCGCCGAAAAGACACGGCCGGTCTATGGCCGTGGGGGCTTCGTGGACACCCGCATCGTTGCGCGCGGCGCGGTGACGGCGGAGGGCCTCGCCGGCCCTGCTGTGGTGGAGGAGACCTATACGGCCACCTATCTGCCGGCCGGCTGGACCATCCGCTCCCATGCCACCGGCGCCCTCATCGCCGAACGCGCCCGCCGGCATTGA
- a CDS encoding hydantoinase B/oxoprolinase family protein, whose product MTTIDPVRLEVIRNALVASAEEMSLTIWRTSRSTVVREILDFSTAVFDAQGGNIAQSARIPVHLNSMSDCLKRILEAHIPLEDWAEGDVIVTNDPYSGGQHLPDIQTFRPVFVDGERIAIVGTLCHHVDVGGGAAGSYYAAATEIFHEGIRIPPLRLVEKGTLNTGVFEMLLHNVRQPDETRGDLNAQIAALGIGVKAVTRIARKYGNATLSAAMSAILDGSERMMRAAIAALPDGTASFVETVDDDGQSDTPIRLEVTIAKAGDTITLDFAGSSPQVRGPVNNTPAMTCSAVYYALLAALGGDIPANSGCYRPVRVRLPEGSVVNAQFPAPVAGRMVVNHRIATAVFGALAQIAPERIPAAYYAISYVYAVSLVRPDAKRQVYFDIEVGGWGGHAGGDGASALSCGLHNNTNAPIEMVEAKYPVVFTRYGLVPDSGGAGQFRGGLGLVREFLLEAPQGSLSTNFERFRFAPYGIKGGQPGSLSSTTVTRADGTVENLNSKVSGIPLGAGDRVRIMTSGGGGFGNPADRDPTRLAEDVAEGLVTSEAARTLYGAVSVHAKGEAA is encoded by the coding sequence ATGACCACCATCGATCCCGTCCGCCTTGAGGTGATCCGCAACGCGCTGGTCGCCAGCGCGGAGGAAATGAGCCTCACCATCTGGCGCACCAGCCGGTCCACCGTGGTGCGGGAGATCCTCGATTTCTCCACCGCCGTCTTCGATGCGCAGGGCGGCAACATCGCCCAGTCCGCGCGCATCCCGGTGCATCTGAATTCCATGTCCGATTGCCTCAAGCGCATCCTGGAAGCACACATCCCGCTCGAGGATTGGGCGGAGGGCGACGTCATCGTCACCAACGACCCCTATTCCGGCGGCCAGCATCTGCCGGACATTCAGACCTTTCGCCCCGTCTTCGTGGATGGAGAGCGGATCGCCATCGTCGGCACGCTCTGCCACCATGTGGACGTGGGCGGCGGGGCGGCCGGCTCTTATTATGCGGCCGCCACCGAAATCTTCCATGAGGGCATCCGCATTCCCCCGCTCCGGCTGGTGGAAAAAGGTACGCTGAACACCGGTGTGTTCGAGATGCTGCTGCACAATGTGCGCCAGCCGGACGAAACCCGTGGCGACCTCAACGCGCAGATCGCCGCGCTGGGCATCGGCGTAAAGGCCGTGACGCGCATTGCCCGCAAATACGGCAACGCAACACTCTCGGCGGCCATGTCGGCGATCCTCGATGGCTCCGAGCGCATGATGCGCGCCGCGATCGCCGCGCTCCCAGACGGGACGGCGTCCTTCGTCGAGACTGTGGACGATGACGGCCAGTCGGATACCCCGATCCGCTTGGAAGTGACCATCGCCAAGGCCGGCGACACCATCACGCTCGATTTTGCCGGCTCCAGCCCCCAGGTGCGCGGCCCGGTCAACAACACCCCGGCCATGACCTGCTCGGCCGTCTACTACGCCCTGCTGGCGGCGCTCGGCGGCGACATCCCTGCCAATTCCGGCTGCTACCGCCCGGTCCGTGTGCGCCTGCCGGAGGGCAGTGTGGTGAATGCGCAATTCCCCGCCCCCGTGGCCGGGCGCATGGTGGTGAACCATCGCATCGCCACTGCCGTGTTCGGCGCCCTCGCCCAGATCGCGCCGGAGCGTATCCCGGCGGCCTATTACGCCATTTCCTACGTCTATGCGGTCTCCCTGGTGCGGCCGGATGCCAAGCGGCAGGTCTATTTCGACATCGAGGTGGGCGGCTGGGGGGGCCATGCGGGGGGCGACGGGGCAAGTGCCCTGTCCTGCGGCCTGCACAACAACACCAACGCGCCCATCGAGATGGTGGAGGCCAAATATCCGGTGGTCTTCACCCGCTACGGCCTGGTGCCGGACAGCGGCGGGGCCGGCCAGTTCCGCGGCGGCCTTGGCCTCGTGCGAGAATTCCTTCTGGAAGCGCCGCAGGGCTCGCTTTCAACCAATTTCGAGCGCTTCCGTTTCGCCCCCTATGGCATCAAGGGAGGGCAGCCCGGCTCCTTGTCCTCCACCACGGTGACGCGCGCTGACGGCACGGTTGAGAACCTGAACTCCAAGGTCTCCGGCATTCCGCTCGGCGCTGGCGATCGCGTGCGGATCATGACTTCCGGCGGCGGCGGTTTCGGCAATCCGGCGGACCGCGACCCGACCCGCCTCGCCGAGGACGTCGCCGAAGGCCTCGTCACTTCTGAAGCAGCGCGCACCCTCTATGGCGCAGTGTCTGTGCATGCCAAGGGAGAAGCCGCATGA